Part of the Falco naumanni isolate bFalNau1 chromosome 3, bFalNau1.pat, whole genome shotgun sequence genome is shown below.
ATATGAGGGTCAAACACATATGGGGGTGTGTGTCAAACCCCTGGGGGGGCACAGACCTTTATGGGGGGGCTCAGACCCACACAGGGGGGGTCAAACCCTTAGAGGGGCTCAGACCTATATGGGGGAGGGTGTCAAACCATACagggggttgccctgacccgTATAGGGGGGATCAGACCTGTATATATGCTCGGACCCATATAGGGGGGTCAAACTCATAGAGGGGCTCAGACCCATATGGGGGGGGTGTGTCAAACCCCTGGGGGAGGACAGACCCTTACGGGGGGGGTCAGATCTACACAGAGGCTCAGACCCATATAGGGGGGGGTCAAACCCATAGAGGGGCTCAGACCcatatggggggtggggggtgtcaaACCCCTGGGGGGGGACACAGACCCTTACGGGAGAAGGGGTGGGTCAGACCTACACAGAGGCTCAGACCCATAAAGGGGGTCAGCCCCACAgcggggctcagccctgcagggcGCAAGGgagcccaccccccccctcgGTACCCACCGCTGAGGGAGAACAGCGAGTCGTGCAGGCGGCACTGGACCTGCCCGGTGCTCTGGGCGGCGCAGGTCATCCACAGCCCCTGGTGCAGCCCCACGGCCCGTGATGATGGCGTCCCCGGCGTAGGAGCTCTGCCGCCAGTGCGGTAGCACGGCGgccgccagcgccgccgcccAGCCGCCCAGCGCCGCCAGGTACCCGGCCAGCtgccgcgccccgccgcccatcgccgccgccgcggggctgcccagcgccgcgccgcgccacggccccaccgccccgcccgccccgccccctgccccgcccgccccgccccaccgccccgcccccgcggcctTAGGGGGCGCGGTGGGGGGGGGACTGGGGGGAGagatggggtgggagggagggggaggtttggggtgggggggagggatttcggggggaggaaggggggaggtttggggtggggggggagagaTGGGGtggaagggagggggaggagagaggtTTGGGGTCCCAAGGAGagattttggggggggggggggcggggagggatTTGGGTCTCTGGGGGAGGAATTTGcgtgggagggaggggaaggtttgggggtggggggagaggttTGGGTCTGGGGGGGAGAGATTTAGGACTCTAGGGGAGAGGtgggtgggaggaaggggggaggttggggggggaggggtttGGGTCCGGAGAGGGGTGATTCAGGGTCCTGGGGAGAGAtttgggtgctggggggacagATTTCAGACATGGGGGGGCTTTTGGGTTCCAGGGGGGAGATGTGGGTCTTGAGCAAGATGGGGACCCTCCCCCCTCCCAACAGCAGTGGAGAGAGATGGGAAAATGGGGGTCTCcatgggaggtggggggggctgggggaggttcccctccccccctgctGTGGGACCCCCCCTCAGCCGCAGAGGCCCTGGGGGTGGGTGGCTCCAGCAATTCAGccgggagcagggaggggggtcGTGCCCCCCACGCCTGCCCCTCGCCTCCGCCCCGTGGTGGGGGGGGCACCAACAACAGCCGCCATTGACGGGGGACacggggcgcggggggggaCACGGACACACACGTGCCCCCGCCCCGGTGGCAGCCCCGGGCCCTGGCAATCGTTAACCGCCCCGGCCTCATCAGCAGTCTGCTCACGCGCCCGGCCGGGGTCGGACACCGCGATGGTGGAGGTGGTGGACACAGGGATGGTGGGCCACCACCAACGGGACCATCCAACCAGCCTGGAGAACCCATCCCCaagagcccccagcccccaccgGGATGCCACACGGGCCCTGCCCGACGCCGTCCCCCGGTATTATGGGGGTGCGGGGTGCCGGTGGCGTGGGGCAGGATTTGCGGAGTCGCATTCCCGGGATGGTTATGGAAATGGCTGGGGCTGGACACGAACAATTCCATGCCCTGTTCCGGGGGTGCCGCCACGCTCAATGTCCTTCTTGTTCAAGGACGGTTGCCTCCCCCTTGAAGCTGTGGGTCCCTTCCCACGCTGCGGGGGCCAGGGGATGCTCCGGGGtgcagctgggggctggggggcacggcCCCTGCCAAAAAGTCCCCTGGCACCCACGGGAGATGCTCGTCCCCCGAAAGCATCCCTGTTGTCCCCACAAAACGCCCTCCTGGGGTTGCAGGGCTGTAGAACCCTTGGGAAAATGCTTGGAATGAGGGCAGGATGTGTCCCAAGGCCAGAGGACATAGAgggcaggggttgggggggggggggcatccTTCAGCCCCCCACTCAGCAAGTGACACcttagaaaaaacccacctttaTTCACCcattttctgcagaaggcaCTTAAATAGCCGCAGGTTCAGCCGAGCGGAAAGGCACGTGTCTGCTACGGTGGCACTGGGTCCTCGCCCTGAAAAGAGCATCCCTCCCCTGTCCCCCATGTCACCTGTCCCCCATGTCacctccccccctgccccagagtCTCTGTGATACCCCCAGGTCAGCTCCGCCTGTGATACCCCCAGGTCAGCTCTGCAGCGGGGTGCAGGGCATCCCCCAAATCCCCTTCCCACGCCggcggggggcagaggggggtcccatccagcctgaGCATCACTGGTCCCGGCAGGGATGTCCCGGTGCCCGTGGGATGTCACAGCTCGTCCTTCCCCAGTGCGAGGGCAGCCGGCGGGTCCTGCTGCGGCTCCGTCTCCTGCAGCAAACCCCCCTCTTCTGCGCCGAAAAGCATCTTCACCAGGTCGTCCGCCTGCACGCGCTCCTGTGGGGCAGACCCATGGTGATAAGCGCGGCCCCTgacacctccccccccccgacccACTGCCCCGCAGGGAGCTCACCCGCTCGCTGTGCCGGGGGTCCAGGGTGAACCAGAGGGCGATGGCGCAGCGCTGGCCCTTGGTGACGGCTTTCACCCCGTGGGGGTTCTCCAAGCCGGAGGAGAAGCCCACGGCACGACCGCACTGTGGCTGGACCTCCGCCTGCGATGGGTGGGAGACCCCCCCCGTCAGGATGCACAAGAGAGGGGTGAGTGGGGCCCTCCCCAAGCTCATCCCTCACGGTGGGTGGCACAGGGGAcctccccagcaggcaggaggtggcTTTGGTGCTGCACAGGGATCCTCGAGGAGCTGAGCTACTTACAGTCTCGGTCTTGGCATCCAGCTCGGTGAAGTAGAAGGCTCCTCCTTCGAAGTCCCCGTTGAGGTAGAGGATGGCGCTGAAGGAAGCAGGCGACAAGCGGAGGTGACAACCATCACCATAGCTCCGGCAAGCAGGTGGGTCTGGAGCTCCCCCAACACCATGGCAAGAGCCGGAGGTAGGAGAGCCCAGGCTGGGTTGTCCTCCCAACCCAGGTGCCACCAAGCCACGGTGCCCTCGTGGGGGACACACCACTGATACCTGTAATCCCGGAAGGTGTAGGCTGGAGGTTCCTTCAGGCACACCAGGGCCTCTGCGTTGAGGATGCAGTTGTCCACATGCACCTCGTGGCTGTTGTCACTCCGGCCTTCTTGCTTCTCTAGGGTGGAACGAGACCTGGCACATCAGGACCACTCCATCCTTGCAGGACCAGGGTCTGTCCCCCAGCGTCACGTGCTTGGAGGTGACAAGAAAGTCACCTGTAGCCTACAGCCCTTCCACTCACTGGAGCGTGGACTATGAGAGGCCATTCAGGTGGCACAAGCCTCTGTTGACTTGTCCCATGGCATCTCCATGGCCTTCCAATTCCAGCTTCTCCCAGCACCCGATCCCAACCGCCTCCAAGCGCTGGAACCCTGCGTGGCACGAAGCCACCTGCCCCGCTGGGGGCAACCACTGGAGCTGCTCATCTTCCCAAACCCGGCTtagggagaagcagcaggtttGGGAGCAGCAAGGAGGTCTCCGAGGCAAGGTCCAAGCCCAGACCACCCCAGCTGTTGGAGGGGACCCAGACAGGACAAGAAGCTGAAGGAGACTTGCTTCTCCTCAGGCTGTGCTCCTCCGAGGCCATGCTCACCATCGATGGCCGTGCGGCATACCAGGTGGCTGTAGGAGAAGTGGAGCGGGACCTCCAGGCGAAAGTAGGACGCCATCATGTGCCGCACCTTCTCCGTCACGTTGTAGTAGAGGTAGGCGCTCTGCAGGGGCACCTTGCCCTCCTGGCCCAGCTGTGGGGACAGATGGGACACGGGCTCAGCCTCAGGTGGCTTGGgcaaccaccaccacccaccttgtctccacagcctgctcctccccgctccccacagccaccctcaCCTTGAGAGCCTTGAGGACGGTCACGCCGTAGAAGGTCTCACTGGGGGTGTGAGGAGATGTCTTCCCACGATAGCCATCCCCGGCcgaggcagctgcctgcaaaacCCCATCGGTGCCACCGGTCCGACTTGTGAGCTGCAATACGgggccccccagcaccccctgtcCCACCCCTGCCCGCCGTCCCCCCACTCACATTGGTGAGTCTCTGCAGCTCCCGGCACTCCTCGGCAGAAAGGACTCCGTCCACCACGACACGCTGGGAGCCGTTCAGAGCTTTGGAGTTCATGGTGACACTGGCTCCTTCGTACACCAAAGGGCCACCTGTGGCACAAACAGGAtcaggaggaggtggggatgggTGCCACCAATCCTGGGAGAAGCTGTGGTCCTGGGAcctgctcctgccaccaccCATGTGGAAGGACCATGAGTTGGCAGCAGGAAGGACCATGAGCTGGCATGGCAGCAGAGGACATGGAGGTTCCcatcccacctcccctcccagctctccaCACCTTCTCGGATGAACTTGCTCATATCGGCGGACTCCTTGGCCTTCTCCTCCACCAGTGTCTCGATCTCCTTCATGAGGTTGCCAATCTCCTCGGAGATGCGCGCTGCTGTCTCCCGCTCCACCCTGGGCACGCGGCAGCCATCAGCTACACCGCCCCACTGTCCCCACATCAGGAACGAGGGGCACCAGGACAAGTTGCTTCCAGGGGCCGGTGACAAAGCCCAAGGCTGGAGAGAGTCATCTCAACGCATCCCTCACCCCAAGCTGTTTGGGATGACCTACCCATgcccatcaccaccaccccatCACATAGGGAACAAAGCTctgccctccagcagcctcttccagccccaacaccaccccccctccctggcagcagctccatGGCCATGGCCTTTCACCCAAAGCCCATGGAGAAAGAGGGGTACGTCCCGTCAGCCCCCGTTGGGTTGGCTTGGCCATCAGCTTGGGAGAGCACTCACTTTTGTTTCTCTCGCAGCCTTTTTGGTATCACCTCTTCGGGTGTCCAAGTGTCCTGCAGCCAGAAGAACAACATCAGGAGCTGGATGAGGATCTGGCTGGGATGCAGACCCCTCACGCCCCATCCATCTGGCCACTGCGTGCTGGACCACCAGCCTGGTCCAGCACCACCCACCGGGTCCACGAAGGGGATGCCGAAGACGTCGTAGCTGAAGAAGAGCAGCTCCTTCTCCATCAGGCTCCGCTGGTGGTATGCCTGGATCTCCTGCGGCGAGGGGCAGAGGGGGCAGGGTGAGGGCATGGCACGAGGGCTCTGGGAAGACCCCGAGCGAGGGCGGGAGGGCGCAGGGTTTACATCATTCCCGCAGTCCTCGCTCCAGACCCACAGCCCTGGTTTCCCAGTCCCTCTGGCAGCCGGGAAGCGAGTGGCTTTCCCCATCCTGCATGAACCTCCCTGTCCCATGTGGACGAGTCCTGGGGAGAGGACGGGGGAGACAGAGGCACATGCGCATCCCTCCTGCAGGAAGCTCTTTAGAAGATGCTCCAGCTGACGTGGGGCAGAGacctccatccctgcccaccACCTCCCAGGCAGCACGCGAGCGTCCGGATCCAGCTATTTTGAAGctaaatcctttcctttttcagcaaTTTCACCTCCGTTATGGAATGTGTCACAGAGGTGGGCTCAGATCCTCCAAAAAAGCCTGTCCCTCTGCCTCTCACAGCCCTCTCCCACAAGAGCTGGTCCCCTTGGGCAAGCCACCAAGCCTTCACTTGGCCAAAGACATTTTGCCAAGGATGTTTTTCGGTCTCTCGGCTATTTTCTAGCTTCTTGGGTCCTGCATTTCATCCAGTCCTCTCCACTTTGCCACCAAAGGGTGGCTTGCCCAGAGCAGACCCATCCAAAGCAGACCCCAAAACCTCTGCCAAGGTCTCCAAGGAGGGGAGAAGATGTCCCTGCAAGGGCTCACCCCAGCCCCTCGCTTACCTCTCGGGGTCGGATGGGTCCTGCCAGGTTTTCCCCCAGGACGGCGGTGTAATAGGCCAAATTCTGGTTCATCACCTCGTCATTTGGAAAGAAGAGCAAGTATGTTTTGGCACATTCAATGGCTTTTTCATAATTCCCGTCTGCAAAGAGAAACGGGGCCGTTAACGGCGCGTCCAAGAGCATCTGAGATGGAGCAAACAGGGATACGGAGGAGAACCAAGAAAGAAAGTCCTTCTTGTTCTCCAAAGGGTCTCCCAAGGAGGGCAGATGCCCAGAAGCAAACACAACTGCTGCCACAACGGCAAAATTAAGAGTCCAAGACACTCTCCTGCCTCCAGAAATCATCTCGCCAGAAATCGGGGATGCTGCCTGGGTAATTTTCTTGCTTGGAAAACATCCTGAACCTACTTCCAGGCAGCAAGAGCCGACCGTTCCCAATTTTCAGCCACTTAAGCATCCCGACCCATTTTCACGCCAAGAATTCCAGCCTTTCAATCTTCTtggacttcatttttttccctcctcccccttttGGAGAAATTTGTACAGAAAAAGTTTATAGTTTTCTAAGGaggtgaattaaaaaaaaaaaagataaaacattttttaaaaaagggtgcATTTGCCTGGGTTATAACAAAACTGTTCTGGAGGGGGAGGGTGGCTCTGTGGTTTGGAGCAAGAGGTGGATagctgggagaaaaacaaaaggaaaaatatgtttctcCAGGCTGTTATTTCACTTGGAAAGCGAAGCTGCCTGGGAACTGAGCATTTAAAGTGATGTGGAGGGTTGGTGCAGCGAGATCCAGATCTccgtgaagttcaacaaggtcAAGTGGAAGGTTCAACAAGGTCAAGTGGAAGGTTCTCCACCAGTATCAGTAAAGACTGGGGAAATGGgtgtccagaggaggccagAGTAATGAtctgagggctggagcacctctcccctgaggacaggctggggtTGTTGAGTCTGGAGGAGGCTCTAAGGAGACCTTCTGGCAGCCTTTCCGTCTATAAAGAGGGtttacaagaaagatggagacaaCTTTTTACCAAGGCTtgtagcgacaggacaaggggcaatggctttCACCTGAAAGAGGGTTGGTTTAGGTTGGCCATGAGGAGGAAAATCTACGCTGAGGGTGGTGGAACACCAGAACAGGACagtcagagaagctgtggatgccccatcattggaagcgttcaaggtcaggttgcatggggctctgagcagcctggtttAGTGCAAGATGTCCTTCCAGCTCagcttggactagatgatctttgaaggtccccTCCCAACCCCAACCCATCTGGTGAACCTCTgatttctgcctctgcagaacGCGATGTCCAGCCCCGATGGCCATCGGAGGACACAGCAACCAGCTGCTTACTGTTGTAGTAGGCGAACTGCAGGTAGTTGAAGTGCGAGGGTAGGAAATCCTCCAAAGGCTTGTCCTGACCAGGCGGTGAGGCCAACTCCGTGACGCAGCCCTGCTTGCAGCTTAGCACCTGCATGTAGTGatctgttggaaaaaaaccctcaggtCACCACTCGTGGTCACCCAAGGGCTGGAGGACAGCACCCTGAGGGGGCCTCCACTCCAATCTCCGGCTCACAGCGGGGCTGTTACCAGTTTTTTGGTGATGGAAGCCCTCAAGGATGGTGGTTGCCCACCTCTGCATATCGGTGATGGGGCTGTGCCGTCTTCTGGAGATGGCATGGCCGTCCTCAGCCTCCCATCCTTGCATCCTGGTGACCCTCTGCTAGCCCCTCTCCTGTTTTTCCATATCCCTCTGGAATTTGGGGGGTTCCTGGGCATCACCCCCAGCGCTAAGCGTGGGCAAACACCTCCTGCCACTTACTGGCCACGCTCCTAGAGAAGCCTAAGATGGGGTTTGCCCTCTTTGGGGACCACCACCCTCCAGGATCATCCCAACTCTTGAGACGGGGACACAGCTTGAGTGACTCCCACCTGTGATGGCCTGGAAAAGGTCCGCGTTGTACTCCAGGTAGTTGTAGCCCTCGTAGTCGTAGGGGCCCTCGCAGAGCGCGCGGCATTCGGCGTCTGCCACAAAATACTCCTCCAGCGCCTTCTCCAGGTGCAGGATGGCGGCA
Proteins encoded:
- the P3H1 gene encoding prolyl 3-hydroxylase 1; its protein translation is MALPALLSLPLLLLLPPLPLLPRAATPLEPVPGPVPGDPPLPAQSPDALFAAGAEAYTRGDWPTVVLQMERALRARAAVRSRLVRCRLLCANGTAGPAEGTGPQLEPVLRDLLFFRGLLRRAACLRGCGPAAPTRYRLGDELEREFSKRSPYNYLQVAYFKLNRPAAAAAAAHTFFMANPAHQEMRQNLEYYQAMAGVRQEDFTDLEAKPHLSEFRLGVRFYTEEQPAAAILHLEKALEEYFVADAECRALCEGPYDYEGYNYLEYNADLFQAITDHYMQVLSCKQGCVTELASPPGQDKPLEDFLPSHFNYLQFAYYNNGNYEKAIECAKTYLLFFPNDEVMNQNLAYYTAVLGENLAGPIRPREEIQAYHQRSLMEKELLFFSYDVFGIPFVDPDTWTPEEVIPKRLREKQKVERETAARISEEIGNLMKEIETLVEEKAKESADMSKFIREGGPLVYEGASVTMNSKALNGSQRVVVDGVLSAEECRELQRLTNAAASAGDGYRGKTSPHTPSETFYGVTVLKALKLGQEGKVPLQSAYLYYNVTEKVRHMMASYFRLEVPLHFSYSHLVCRTAIDEKQEGRSDNSHEVHVDNCILNAEALVCLKEPPAYTFRDYSAILYLNGDFEGGAFYFTELDAKTETAEVQPQCGRAVGFSSGLENPHGVKAVTKGQRCAIALWFTLDPRHSERERVQADDLVKMLFGAEEGGLLQETEPQQDPPAALALGKDEL